A genomic window from Salvia hispanica cultivar TCC Black 2014 chromosome 5, UniMelb_Shisp_WGS_1.0, whole genome shotgun sequence includes:
- the LOC125190125 gene encoding CCR4-NOT transcription complex subunit 10-like isoform X1, producing the protein MDSVPSPLPLAVRDGSPEAAATVEVDSTLTVAAELAKEAALLFQAGNFVDCLRVLNQLSQKKADDPKVLHNIAIAESFQNGFSDLKKLIEALQQIQKQMERLAHTSGEHLELSSNDGRAPKAGQNGTNHASLQFSSPPVVYNEEFDASVAMFNIAVVWYHLHEYAKSFLCLDALYQNVAPIDEATALRICLLFLDVALLSHHAPRSACCLDVIRLKFIVQDVISYMERVFCVNSLTNQPENGISVQQQSMLASKSPSLPSNSTIPDSSNPDSVVNANMLENSLSMNLSEEALEDESLQLLSSLEISGQSRQRLSAVTSSIDHSRSQGEESLSVVDLRLKVHLYKVRLFLLTRNLKAAKREVKMAMNLARGKDYPMALYLKSQLEYARKNPRKAIKLLMASSNQSEIGMSSMYYNNLGCIYYQLGKHQTSGVFFSKALKNSSFVPKEKPTKLSNLSQDKSHLILYNCGMHSLACGRPFHAARCFQKASIIFYNRPLLWLRISECCLMALEKGLIKPDSSADRFDIKVDVIGKGKWKHVALRYGVPSNGQCDVGMVDSWSGDRKQPDLSLSLACQCLVNALYLLDSSEGKYSRSSSAPSTEQNVPRETFSFGANHRNVGGGDQKESDVPSGLSQVNSNGEVKEQKGNNQSSSIYNSIVDYESICMKENQMMRQAIFADLAYVELSLGNPLKALATAMSLLKIPECSRMYIFLGTMYAAEALCLLNRPEEAANLLTPYISGGNNIELPYSREDCENWTADKLIDSDDSNGGAITSNGVSNPDEPQVLFFSPEEARGTFAANFAANVALLGDFDLAHHFVLKALSDIPNSPQAILTAIYLDLKRGKTQDALAKLKHHSAVRFLPSNIPLNGSS; encoded by the exons ATGGATTCAGTACCTTCGCCATTGCCACTTGCCGTGAGAGATGGCTCGCCGGAAGCGGCGGCGACGGTGGAGGTAGACAGCACTCTGACGGTTGCGGCGGAGTTGGCTAAGGAGGCTGCTTTGCTCTTTCAGGCTGGCAATTTTGTGGATTGTTTGAGAGTATTGAATCAATTGTCGCAGAAGAAAGCGGACGATCCCAAG GTTCTTCATAATATAGCTATTGCCGAAAGCTTTCAAAATGGATTTTCAGATCTTAAAAAGCTTATTGAAGCGCTTCAACAAATCCAG AAACAAATGGAACGGCTTGCTCATACATCTGGAGAACACTTAGAGCTTTCTAGTAACGATGGAAGAGCACCTAAAGCTGGCCAGAATGGCACGAATCATGCTTCACTTCAATTTTCTAGTCCACCAGTTGTCTACAATGAAGAGTTTGACGCTTCAGTGGCCATGTTCAATATA GCTGTTGTTTGGTATCATCTTCATGAATATGCAAAATCATTTTTGTGTTTGGATGCATTATATCAGAATGTTGCACCGATTGATGAG GCAACGGCCCTTCGTATATGCCTTTTGTTTTTGGATGTTGCGTTGCTTTCTCATCATGCGCCGAGATCTGCT TGTTGTTTGGATGTGATTAGATTGAAATTCATTGTTCAGGATGTGATAAGCTACATGGAGAGAGTTTTTTGTGTGAATAGCTTGACCAATCAACCAGAGAACGGAATCTCAGTGCAGCAGCAATCTATGTTAGCATCGAAGTCTCCTTCACTTCCTTCTAATTCAACCATCCCTGATTCTTCTAACCCAGATTCAGTTGTCAATGCAAATATGCTGGAAAATTCTTTATCTATGAATTTATCTGAAGAAGCACTTGAAGATGAGTCATTGCAGCTGCTCTCTTCCTTGGAAATAAGTGGACAAAGCCGTCAAAGACTTTCTGCTGTTACGTCTTCAATCGATCATTCAAGAAGCCAAGGGGAGGAGTCCCTTTCAGTTGTTGATTTAAGGCTTAAGGTGCATCTTTACAAGGTTCGACTTTTTCTTCTCACAAGGAACCTCAAAGCAGCTAAGCGTGAAGTTAAGATGGCCATGAACTTAGCCCGCGGAAAAGATTATCCCATGGCTCTTTATTTGAAGTCACAGCTTGAATATGCCCGCAAAAATCCTCGCAAGGCAATCAAGCTTTTGATGGCATCGAGCAACCAGTCAGAGATAGGAATGTCAAGCATGTATTACAACAATCTTGGGTGCATCTATTACCAATTGGGGAAGCATCAGACATCTGGTGTATTCTTCTCCAAAGCCCTGAAGAATAGCTCATTCGTACCGAAGGAAAAACCTACAAAACTCTCAAATTTGTCACAGGATAAATCCCATCTGATATTGTACAACTGTGGTATGCATTCCTTGGCTTGTGGTAGACCTTTCCATGCTGCTCGCTGTTTTCAAAAGGCCAGCATTATCTTTTACAATAGACCTCTTCTGTGGCTGCGAATTTCTGAGTGCTGTCTGATGGCTCTAGAGAAAGGACTGATAAAGCCTGATTCCTCTGCAGACAGATTTGATATCAAAGTTGATGTTATTGGAAAGGGTAAGTGGAAACATGTTGCTTTGAGGTATGGGGTTCCGTCAAATGGCCAGTGCGATGTTGGAATGGTTGATTCGTGGTCAGGAGACCGTAAACAACCtgatctttctctctctcttgccTGTCAGTGTCTTGTAAATGCTCTGTATTTGTTGGACTCTTCTGAGGGgaaatattctagatctagcTCGGCTCCTAGTACTGAACAGAATGTTCCCAGagaaacattttcttttggtGCAAATCACAGGAATGTCGGTGGTGGCGATCAAAAGGAATCTGATGTACCATCTGGTTTGAGTCAAGTTAATTCAAATGGTGAAGTTAAAGAACAAAAGGGAAACAATCAGAGTTCATCAATATACAATTCTATTGTTGACTATGAGAGTATCTGTATGAAAGAAAACCAGATGATGAGGCAAGCCATATTTGCTGATTTGGCTTATGTGGAGCTGTCACTAGGAAATCCCCTGAAAGCCCTAGCTACAGCAATGTCTCTTTTGAAAATTCCCGAGTGTTCGAGAATGTACATCTTTTTGGGGACAATGTATGCAGCTGAAGCTCTGTGCCTACTCAATCGGCCAGAGGAAGCTGCCAATCTTCTGACACCGTATATCTCTGGTGGGAACAACATTGAGCTTCCATATAGCCGAGAGGACTGTGAAAATTGGACTGcagataaattaattgatagtgATGATTCAAATGGAGGTGCGATTACTTCTAACGGTGTCTCAAACCCTGATGAACCCCAGGTTCTTTTTTTCAGCCCTGAAGAAGCACGTGGAACTTTTGCTGCGAATTTCGCTGCAAATGTTGCATTGCTGGGAGATTTTGATCTGGCACACCACTTTGTACTGAAGGCTTTATCTGATATACCTAACAGTCCCCAGGCTATTCTAACCGCAATTTATTTGGATCTAAAACGCGGCAAGACACAAGATGCTCTTGCCAAGTTGAAACATCACAGTGCTGTTAGGTTTCTCCCCAGCAACATTCCGTTAAATGGCTCTTCTTGA
- the LOC125190125 gene encoding CCR4-NOT transcription complex subunit 10-like isoform X2, with product MDSVPSPLPLAVRDGSPEAAATVEVDSTLTVAAELAKEAALLFQAGNFVDCLRVLNQLSQKKADDPKVLHNIAIAESFQNGFSDLKKLIEALQQIQKQMERLAHTSGEHLELSSNDGRAPKAGQNGTNHASLQFSSPPVVYNEEFDASVAMFNIAVVWYHLHEYAKSFLCLDALYQNVAPIDEATALRICLLFLDVALLSHHAPRSADVISYMERVFCVNSLTNQPENGISVQQQSMLASKSPSLPSNSTIPDSSNPDSVVNANMLENSLSMNLSEEALEDESLQLLSSLEISGQSRQRLSAVTSSIDHSRSQGEESLSVVDLRLKVHLYKVRLFLLTRNLKAAKREVKMAMNLARGKDYPMALYLKSQLEYARKNPRKAIKLLMASSNQSEIGMSSMYYNNLGCIYYQLGKHQTSGVFFSKALKNSSFVPKEKPTKLSNLSQDKSHLILYNCGMHSLACGRPFHAARCFQKASIIFYNRPLLWLRISECCLMALEKGLIKPDSSADRFDIKVDVIGKGKWKHVALRYGVPSNGQCDVGMVDSWSGDRKQPDLSLSLACQCLVNALYLLDSSEGKYSRSSSAPSTEQNVPRETFSFGANHRNVGGGDQKESDVPSGLSQVNSNGEVKEQKGNNQSSSIYNSIVDYESICMKENQMMRQAIFADLAYVELSLGNPLKALATAMSLLKIPECSRMYIFLGTMYAAEALCLLNRPEEAANLLTPYISGGNNIELPYSREDCENWTADKLIDSDDSNGGAITSNGVSNPDEPQVLFFSPEEARGTFAANFAANVALLGDFDLAHHFVLKALSDIPNSPQAILTAIYLDLKRGKTQDALAKLKHHSAVRFLPSNIPLNGSS from the exons ATGGATTCAGTACCTTCGCCATTGCCACTTGCCGTGAGAGATGGCTCGCCGGAAGCGGCGGCGACGGTGGAGGTAGACAGCACTCTGACGGTTGCGGCGGAGTTGGCTAAGGAGGCTGCTTTGCTCTTTCAGGCTGGCAATTTTGTGGATTGTTTGAGAGTATTGAATCAATTGTCGCAGAAGAAAGCGGACGATCCCAAG GTTCTTCATAATATAGCTATTGCCGAAAGCTTTCAAAATGGATTTTCAGATCTTAAAAAGCTTATTGAAGCGCTTCAACAAATCCAG AAACAAATGGAACGGCTTGCTCATACATCTGGAGAACACTTAGAGCTTTCTAGTAACGATGGAAGAGCACCTAAAGCTGGCCAGAATGGCACGAATCATGCTTCACTTCAATTTTCTAGTCCACCAGTTGTCTACAATGAAGAGTTTGACGCTTCAGTGGCCATGTTCAATATA GCTGTTGTTTGGTATCATCTTCATGAATATGCAAAATCATTTTTGTGTTTGGATGCATTATATCAGAATGTTGCACCGATTGATGAG GCAACGGCCCTTCGTATATGCCTTTTGTTTTTGGATGTTGCGTTGCTTTCTCATCATGCGCCGAGATCTGCT GATGTGATAAGCTACATGGAGAGAGTTTTTTGTGTGAATAGCTTGACCAATCAACCAGAGAACGGAATCTCAGTGCAGCAGCAATCTATGTTAGCATCGAAGTCTCCTTCACTTCCTTCTAATTCAACCATCCCTGATTCTTCTAACCCAGATTCAGTTGTCAATGCAAATATGCTGGAAAATTCTTTATCTATGAATTTATCTGAAGAAGCACTTGAAGATGAGTCATTGCAGCTGCTCTCTTCCTTGGAAATAAGTGGACAAAGCCGTCAAAGACTTTCTGCTGTTACGTCTTCAATCGATCATTCAAGAAGCCAAGGGGAGGAGTCCCTTTCAGTTGTTGATTTAAGGCTTAAGGTGCATCTTTACAAGGTTCGACTTTTTCTTCTCACAAGGAACCTCAAAGCAGCTAAGCGTGAAGTTAAGATGGCCATGAACTTAGCCCGCGGAAAAGATTATCCCATGGCTCTTTATTTGAAGTCACAGCTTGAATATGCCCGCAAAAATCCTCGCAAGGCAATCAAGCTTTTGATGGCATCGAGCAACCAGTCAGAGATAGGAATGTCAAGCATGTATTACAACAATCTTGGGTGCATCTATTACCAATTGGGGAAGCATCAGACATCTGGTGTATTCTTCTCCAAAGCCCTGAAGAATAGCTCATTCGTACCGAAGGAAAAACCTACAAAACTCTCAAATTTGTCACAGGATAAATCCCATCTGATATTGTACAACTGTGGTATGCATTCCTTGGCTTGTGGTAGACCTTTCCATGCTGCTCGCTGTTTTCAAAAGGCCAGCATTATCTTTTACAATAGACCTCTTCTGTGGCTGCGAATTTCTGAGTGCTGTCTGATGGCTCTAGAGAAAGGACTGATAAAGCCTGATTCCTCTGCAGACAGATTTGATATCAAAGTTGATGTTATTGGAAAGGGTAAGTGGAAACATGTTGCTTTGAGGTATGGGGTTCCGTCAAATGGCCAGTGCGATGTTGGAATGGTTGATTCGTGGTCAGGAGACCGTAAACAACCtgatctttctctctctcttgccTGTCAGTGTCTTGTAAATGCTCTGTATTTGTTGGACTCTTCTGAGGGgaaatattctagatctagcTCGGCTCCTAGTACTGAACAGAATGTTCCCAGagaaacattttcttttggtGCAAATCACAGGAATGTCGGTGGTGGCGATCAAAAGGAATCTGATGTACCATCTGGTTTGAGTCAAGTTAATTCAAATGGTGAAGTTAAAGAACAAAAGGGAAACAATCAGAGTTCATCAATATACAATTCTATTGTTGACTATGAGAGTATCTGTATGAAAGAAAACCAGATGATGAGGCAAGCCATATTTGCTGATTTGGCTTATGTGGAGCTGTCACTAGGAAATCCCCTGAAAGCCCTAGCTACAGCAATGTCTCTTTTGAAAATTCCCGAGTGTTCGAGAATGTACATCTTTTTGGGGACAATGTATGCAGCTGAAGCTCTGTGCCTACTCAATCGGCCAGAGGAAGCTGCCAATCTTCTGACACCGTATATCTCTGGTGGGAACAACATTGAGCTTCCATATAGCCGAGAGGACTGTGAAAATTGGACTGcagataaattaattgatagtgATGATTCAAATGGAGGTGCGATTACTTCTAACGGTGTCTCAAACCCTGATGAACCCCAGGTTCTTTTTTTCAGCCCTGAAGAAGCACGTGGAACTTTTGCTGCGAATTTCGCTGCAAATGTTGCATTGCTGGGAGATTTTGATCTGGCACACCACTTTGTACTGAAGGCTTTATCTGATATACCTAACAGTCCCCAGGCTATTCTAACCGCAATTTATTTGGATCTAAAACGCGGCAAGACACAAGATGCTCTTGCCAAGTTGAAACATCACAGTGCTGTTAGGTTTCTCCCCAGCAACATTCCGTTAAATGGCTCTTCTTGA